A section of the Humulus lupulus chromosome 2, drHumLupu1.1, whole genome shotgun sequence genome encodes:
- the LOC133819442 gene encoding major allergen Pru av 1-like, with the protein MGVFTHETETVSPIPPTRLFKALVLDADNLIPKVVPQAIKSVEILQGNGGPGTIKKITFGEGSSYKYVKHKVDKLDLDNFTFSYSVIEGDVLGDVIEKISYETKLVASADGTGSIAKRTSQYYTKDGHEISEESVNEGKDKASHLFKAIEAYLLSNPDAYN; encoded by the coding sequence ATGGGTGTGTTTACTCATGAGACCGAGACCGTCTCTCCAATCCCTCCAACAAGGTTGTTCAAGGCTTTAGTCCTGGACGCCGACAACCTCATCCCCAAGGTTGTCCCTCAAGCCATCAAAAGTGTTGAAATCCTCCaaggaaatggaggacctggaaCAATCAAGAAGATCACATTTGGTGAGGGCAGTAGCTACAAGTACGTGAAGCACAAGGTTGATAAGCTCGATCTTGACAACTTCACCTTCAGTTACAGTGTGATCGAAGGTGATGTTTTGGGTGATGTTATCGAAAAGATCTCCTACGAGACCAAGTTGGTGGCATCTGCCGATGGTACTGGTTCTATTGCCAAGAGAACCAGTCAATATTATACTAAAGATGGTCATGAGATCAGTGAAGAGAGTGTTAATGAAGGCAAAGATAAAGCTTCTCATCTCTTCAAGGCTATTGAAGCCTATCTCCTCTCAAATCCTGATGCCTACAACTGA